The following is a genomic window from Actinomadura sp. WMMB 499.
TGGTCGCTGCGGACGGCGGCCCGCTCACCTGGCCGCTGCACACCAGCCTGCTGTTCGCCAAGGAGTACGCGTTCACCGGCGCCCGCATCCCGGCGCAGCGTGCTCGGGAGATGGGGCTCGTCAACCACGTCGTCGAGGACCCGGTCGCCGAGGCGCTCGCGTGCGCGAAGCGGATCGCGGAGCTGCCGCGGCTGGCGGTGGAGAGCACCAAGCGCATCCTCAACATCCAGCTCGAGCGGACGATCCAGGCGACCCTCGACTTCGCGCTGAACGCCGAGGAGCAGTCGTTCGGGACCGAGGACTTCGCGGCCAGCATGGAGCGGCTGGCGAGGAACCAGAAGTGAGGCCCGGCAGGGACGGTACGTGAGAAGGGCCCCGGGAGCGGCGCGCTCCCGGGGCCCTCACGGCGGGCTCACTTCGGGGGGAACCGGAGAGCACCGTCGAGCCGGATGACCTCGCCGTTGAGGTAGTCGTTCTCGCAGATGTGCTCGACCAGTGCCGCGTACTCGGGGGACTGCCCCATGCGGCGCGGGTGCGGGACCTGCGGCCCCCAGTACGCCTCCAGCTTGTCGCCCGCCGTGCCGTAGGCGGGGGTGTTGAAGGTGCCGGGCGCGATGGTGACCACGCGGATCCCGAGCGGGGACAGGTCGCGGGCGGCGACCAGCGTCATGCCGACCACCCCGCCCTTCGCAGCCGCGTACGGGAGCTGCCCGATCTGCCCCTCGTACGCCGCGATCGACGCGGTGTTGACGATGACGCCGCGCGAGCCGTCCACGTCGTCCTGGCGGCCGATCGCGGCGGCGGCCAGGCGCATCACGTTGAACACGCCGGTGAGGTACACGTCGATGGTCTTGCGGAACCCGGCCAGGTCGAGAGGGCTGCCGTCCTTGCCGACGAGCCGCCCGCCGGTCGCCGGACCGCCGTGGCAGTCGACCGAGACGCGCAGCGGAGCCGTCTCCGCGGCGGCGGCCAGCGCGGCCTCGACGTCGGCCTCCTCGGTGGCGTCGGTCCGCACGTACCGGACGCCCAGCTCGGACTCCAGGGCCTTGCCCTTCTCGTCGGCGAGGTCGGCCACGACGACCTTGGCCCCGGCCGCGTGCAGGCGCCGCACCGTGGCCTCGCCCAGGCCGCCCGCGCCGCCGACCACGACCGCGGAGCTCCCGCTGATCTGCATCAGTGGTCCCCTCTCTTGCTAATACGGATCTACCTGAGCGAGAATAGCATTCTCATGAATATCGCGATGATCCTGGAAATGGCGGTGTCGGCGGGCGACCGGGCGGCGGTGTCGGCGGGCGGACGGTCGTTCACCGCCTCCGAGCTCCTGCGCCTCGCCCACTCCGCGGCGCATCGGTTCCGGAAGTATCCGGCGGTCCTCTACCTGGGCACCAACCACCTCGCCTACCCGGTCGCGCTCTTCGGCGCGGCGGTGGCGGGCGTCCCGTTCGTCCCGATGAACTACCGGCTCGGCGAGGAGCAGCTGCAGGGCCTGCGGGACCGGCACCCCGGCGCCCTCGTGCTGCGGCAGGACGACCTCGACGGCCTCCTCGACGCGGCGGATCCGCCGCCCGGCGAGGAGATCGACGTGCTGCCGGACGGGGACGGGGTCGCCGTCCTGCTCTACACCAGCGGGACGACCTCGGCGCCGAAGGCGGCGGTGCTGCGGCACCGGCACCTGCTGGCGTACGTGATGAACACGCTCGAGTTCGCGTCCGCCGAGGAGCCGGACGCGGCGCTCGTCGCCGTCCCGCCGTACCACATCGCCGGGCTGGCGAACCTGCTGACGAACATCTACACCGGGCGCCGGGTCGTCTACATGGCGAAGTTCGACGCGGCGGAGTGGCTCGCGACCGTCCGCGGCGAGGCGGTCACGCACGCCCTGGTCGTCCCGACGATGCTCGCCCGGATCGTCGCCGAGGTGGAGGGCGACGACGCCGGGACGCCCACCCTGCGCACCCTCGCCTACGGCGGCGCGCGGACGCCGCGGCCCGTCCTCGAGCGCGCCCTGCGGGTCTTCTCCGGCACCGGCTTCGTCAACGCCTACGGGCTGACGGAGACGGCCTCCTCGGTCGCGGTGCTCGGCCCGAACGACCACCGCAAGGCGCTCGCCTCGGACGACCCCGCGGTGCGGGCCCGGCTGGAGTCGGTCGGCCGGGCGGTGCCGGGCGTGGAGTTCCAGGTCCGCCGCGAGGACGGCGACCCCGCCCCGGCGGGGGAGACCGGGCTGGTGTTCGTCCGCGGCGACCAGATCTCCGGCGAGTACGGCGGCGGCACGGTGCTGGACGCCGGCGGCTGGTTCCCCACCCGCGACCGGGGGCGGCTCGACGACGGCGGCTACCTGTTCATCGAGGGCCGGGCCGACGACACCATCATCCGGGGCGGCGAGAACATCGCGCCCGCCGAGATCGAGGACGTCCTGCTCGGCCACCCGGGGATCACCGAGGTCGCCGTCGTCGGCCCGCCCGACCCCGAGTGGGGGCAGCGGATCGTCGCCGTCGTCGTCGGCGCGGGCGACCCCGAGGAGATCAAGCGGTGGGCGAAGGAGCGGCTGCGCTCCTCCAAGACGCCCGACGCGATCGTCTTCCGCCCGGAACTGCCGAAGACCGACACCGGAAAGATCCTCCGCCGCACCCTGCTGGCCGACCTGGAGTCCGCACATGCCTGAGACCGCCCCCGAAGCCGTCATCGTGTCCGCCCTGCGCACCCCCATCGGCACCGCCTTCAAGGGGACCCTGCGCGACACCTCCGCCTTCGACCTGGCCCACCACGTCGTCTCCCACACGGCGAAGGGGCTGGACCCCGAGCTGATCGACGACGTCATCCTCGCCGAGGGCCTCTACGGCGGCGGCGTCGTGGCCCGGCACGCGGCGATCACGGCCGGGCTCACCGACGTCCCCGGCCTCGCCCAGAACCGGCACTGCGCCGCCGGGCAGGCCGCCGTGCAGAGCGCCGCCGCGAGCATCCGCGCGGGGATGGACGAGCTGATCATCGCGGGCGGGGTGAACTCGGCGTCGACCTCGCCGAAGTCGTCGATCCGGGTGGACGGCGAGTGGACCGACTGGTTCCCCGCCACCCACCCCGACCGGCCGGACGCCCCCAACCGCGACATGTCGATCACCGTCGGCTGGAACGCGGCCGTCGAGGCGGGCGTGACCCGGGAGGAGATGGACGCGTGGGCGCTGCGCTCGCACCGCAACGCCGTCCGCGCCATCGACGAGGGCCGGTTCGACGCCGAGGTCGTCCCGATCGAGACGCCGCACGGGACGTTCGCCGTCGACGAGCATCCGCGCCGCGACACCTCGATGGAGAAGCTCGCCTCGCTGAAGCCGCTGCACCCGGAGATCGAGGGGTTCAGCATCACCGCGGGCAACGCGTGCGGCTCCAACGACGGCGCCGCCGCGCTCGTCGTCGCCGGCGACCGGTTCGCGCGGCAGCACGGGCTGCCCGCGCTGGCGACCGTCCGGTCGTGGGCCTCCGTCGGCATCGACCCGAGGATCACCGGGCTCGCCCCGGTGAAGGCGATCCCGAAGGCGCTGGCCCGCGCCGGGATGAAGCCCGCGGACGTGGACGTGTTCGAGATCAACGAGGCGTTCGCGGCGATGTGCGTCGCGACGATCGGCCGGCTCGGGCTCGACCCGGACAGCGTGAACGTCAACGGCAGCGGCTGCTCGCTCGGCCACCCGGTCGCCGCGACCGGCGCCCGGATGCTCGTCACGCTGGTGCACGAGCTGCGCCGCCGGGGCGGCGGCGTCGGCGTCGCCGCAATGTGCGCGGGCGGCGGGATGGGTTCGGCCACCGTGATCGAGGTCCCCGCTCCGTGACGGGCGCGCGCGACTCGGCCCCCGCTCCAGCCTCCGGAGCGGGGGCCGCTCGCTTCCGTCCGCGCGCCGGCGGACCTGCTCCTCCGCCGGTCCCGCGAGCCCGGCGGGGCGGCGGAGGAGCAGGGGTCGTCGGGGCGTTCAGTCCTTGAGGCGCAGCAGGGCCTCCTGCGCGTAGGAGGCGACGAGGGAGCCGTCCGCGGTGAGGACGTCGCCGCGGCCGAAGCAGCGGCCGTGGGCCAGGATCGGGCTGTGCTGGCGCAGCAGCAGCCAGTCGTCGGTGCGGAACGGCCGGTGGAACCAGAGGCTGTGCGAGGTCACCGCCGACGCGAACGCCTTCCCGGCGTCGTTCTGGGACACCCCGTCGAGCGCGCGCAGCGCCGTGCCGATCAGCGTGAGGTCGGTGGCGTAGGCGGCCAGCGCGGGCGCCAGCTCCGGGGCGACCTCCGGGGTGCGCATCCACAGCTCGTACTCGGGCGGCCCGGCGGTCCTGGCGTCCAGCTCGCCGGCCGAGCGGGTCTCGAAGGGCAGCAGGTCGAGCTTGACCTCCCGCTCGGCGCCCGGGAGCGGTGGCGCGCCGGGGACGGCCTGGTGCTCGGCGCCGTCCTCCCGGGCGTGCATCGACACCGACGCGGTGGCGATCACGCCGGCCTCCTGCCGGGCGGTGATCGTCACGGTCGCGAACGCCCTGCCCTCGTGGTGGCGCTCGACCTCGTACCGGACGGGCTCGTCGGAGCCGCCCGCGCGGGGGAACAGCACGTGCAGGGACTTGACGGCCTTGTCCGGGCAGACGGCGCCGGCCGCCCGGACGAACTGGGCCAAGAGCTGGCCGCCGAACAGCCGATGGTAGGTCAGCCGCTGGTTGCGCCCGGCGAACTGTGCGGTGGGCGCGGCCGCGGAGCCAGGGCCGCCCTCCGGAGCCGGCTCGGGGCCGTCCAGCTCCAGGCAGGCGAGGAGGTCGCTCCACGGATCGGTCACGGAAGTGGGCATGCCACTAGTGTAAATCACGTGACCGATCTATGAGAATGCTGTTCTCGGGGTCGTCAGGCGGCGACCGCGCCGAACCCCGTCGAGCAGAACTCCCACAGCTCGTCGGCGGTGATGGGGTGCGCGTCCTCCTCGACCGGCGTGCCGTGCGCGATGAACATGACCGTCTGCATCACCAGCGCCGCGGCGCGCCGGGGCTTGACGTCCGGCCGCAGCCGTCCCGCCGCCTCGACCTGCTCCAGCAGCTCGGTGAACAGGGTGAGCAGCGGCGCGTGGGCCGACTTCACCTCGGCCGGGTGGGAGACCAGCAGCTGCGGTGCGAAGTCGGTGAACAGCGGACGCTCCGCCGCCGGGTCGGGCCGCGACAGCTCGAACAGCAGCTGCACGGCGACCTTGAGGCGCTCCATCGGGTCGGACTGCCCGCCCGCGGCCGCGCGGATCTGCTCGGTGGACCGCCGCAGGGCGTCCTCGAACAGCGCGAGGAGCAACTCGTGCTTGCCGTCGAAATGCTGGTAGAAGCTGCGCAGCGACTGGCGGGAGCGATCCACGATCTCCTGCACGGTGAAGTCGGTGCTGCCCTTCTCCGAGATGATCGCCTGTGCCGCGTCGAGGAACCTCTCCACCCGCTGCTCGGCGCGCAGCCGCGCCGCCTTCGTGGACCGCTCGACCGCGCGGTCCTTCCAGGCCGGCCTGTGGGTCGCCGTGTCCGCCGTCGAATCCGTCTTCTGCACCATATGTAGAACCTTACTGCACAGTATCGGCAGTCACCGGTACCGGCATCGCACTACGGCGCGCACGGCAACGAGACTATGACTTGCACAAGTCAAGAGTGTCATAGCAAGGCGCTCTGCGCCCCGTTACCGCTCACAGTTTCGGTCCATGATGCCGCTCACAATTGCACGAGTCGCCGCGCCGATCCCTCCGTGCGCAGAATACGGCCCGCCTCCCGCGTCAGCTCGCGGGCACCGCCGAGCAGCCCGTCCAGGACGAGCGCGCGCCGGACGTGCCGGTGCAGCTCGTGCTCCTCGGTGAACCCGATCCCGCCGAGCACCTGCTGGCAGTGCCGTGCCGCCGTCAGCGCGGCCCGTCCGGCCGCCGCCTTGCCGAGCAGGGCCGCCAGGTCCGCGTCGGCGGGGTCGTGCGGTGCGGCCAGTGCGGCCTCCGCGCCCTCCAGCGCGACCAGCGTCTCGGCGAGCCGGTGCCGGACGGCCTGGAACGAGGCGATCGGGCGGCCGAACTGCGCGCGGTCGAGCGCGTGCTCGCGCGCGAGCCGCAGCATGGCCCGTCCGGTGCCGGTCAGCCACCAGCCGAGCGCCCGCCGGCCCGCGGCGAGCGGAACCGGGTCGCCGCCGTCCGCGACGGTGCGCAGCGGCAGGTCGCCGTCCAGGAGGGCGCCGCTTGCCGCACCGCCGGCCGCACCGTCCCCGGTGCCGCGGTCCCAGACGACCCGGCGGCCGCCCGCGTACGGCAGCGGCGGCGGCGCGTCCCCGAGGGGACGTCCCGCTTCCGCGAGGACGACGTCGTTCAGCACGGCCGCGTGCGCCCCGGTCTCGCCGAGCAGCCCGAAGACGAGCGGGACGGCGACGTCCGGGACCGTCGCGAGCAGGTCGGCCCAGCCGAGTTCCGCCAGCGCCCCGTCCAGTTCGGGCCCCGACGCCGCCGCCATCGTCCCGCGCAGCGCGTCGGCGAGCATCTCCCGTTCGGCGGCGTCCATCGCGGGGGAGTCCGTCGCGGGGGAGTCTGCGGGGGAGTTCATGGTCAATCCTTCCCCAGGTCGAGGAGACGGCGGGCGATGATGTTGCGCTGGATCTCGGCCGTGCCGCCGTAGATGGTGGCCGCCCGCGAGTACAGGTAGTCCGAGCGCCACGGCGTCTCGTCCAGTTCGAGGACGCCGGGCAGCAGGTCCCGGGCGGTGTCGAACAGCTGCTGCTCGGCGCCGGCCAGCAGCACCTTGTCGACCGAGGTCTCCGGGCCGAGCCGGGCGCCGTCCGCGAGCCGCCGCTGCGTCGCGTGGGAGCGGGAGCGGATGGTGTGCAGCGCGAGGTACGCGGCGCCGAGCGCGGCGTCGTCGGTCTCGTCCGTCTCGGCCGTGAGCCGGTCCAGGCGCGAGTACAGGTGCGCGACCCGGTGCCAGAAGCAGGTCGAGCGCTCGTGCGGGAGCAGGTCCATCGCCAGCCGCCAGCCGTCGCCGGGACGGCCCAGCATGCGCCCGCCCGGGACGACGACGTCGTCGAAGAACACCTCGGCGAACTCGTCGACGCCGTGCATCGTGCGCAGCGGCCGGACCGTGATGCCGGGGGTGTCCATGTCGAGGAAGAACGCCGTGATCCCGGCGTGGCCGGGCGCGGTGCGGGTGAGCAGGACGCACCGCTCCGCGAACTGGGCGAGGCTCGTCCACACCTTCTGCCCGTTGATCACCCAGTCGTCGCCGCGGGGCTCGGCCCGGGTCGACAGCGACGCGAGGTCGCTGCCGGACCCGGGCTCGGAGAACCCCTGGCACCACTGCTCGTCGCCGTTCAGCAGCCGCGGCACCATCTCCGTGGCCAGCGCCGGCGGCGCGTAGGAGATCATCGTCGGGGCGAGGACCTCGATCATGGAGTAGATCCCCGGCTCGGCCAGGTCGCGGGTGGCGACCTCCTCGCCGAGCACCGCCCGCAGCACGGCCGGCCCGCCGAGGCCTCCCACCTCGGCCGGCCAGCCGTACCGCATCCAGCCCGCGTCGTAGAGGGCGCGGCGGACCCGGCCCAGCTGCGCGACCTGGCCGTCGAACGTCAGCCCCGGCGCGGGGGACAGGTCGTTCTCGTCGAGCCAGGCCCGCACCTTCGCCCGGAACTCCGCGACGTCCGTGCCCGCGCCGTTCACGTCCGCGCCGCCCGCGCCCCCGGTGCTCATGCTCCTGCGGACCGGTGCGCGTGCGGGCGCCCGGAGTCGTGCGCGCCGCTGCGGCGGATGAACGTCATCGCCCGCGTCCGCAGCCGCCAGCCGTCGCCGGTCCGCGCGTAGGTGTCGTTGTAGTAGCCGATCCGCATCTCGTGCGTGGAGTGGTCCACGAAGCAGAGCGGCTGCGTGCCCGTCGCGGTGTCGCCGTCGATGTCCACGGCGGCCGTCCCGGTCAGGAACAGCCCCTTGGGCGCGGCCTCGACCAGCTCGGGGAACTCGTCGAGCCGGTAGGTGTCGCCGAACGCGCTGTACGTCCCGTCCGGAGTGAACACCGTGAGCAGCCCGTCGATGTCGCCGCGGGTGATGGTGACCGCGTACCGGGCGAGCAGCTGCTGGATCTCGACCTGGTCCTCGACGTTATTTATGGACAAAGACCTTCCCGCCCTTCATCACGAACCGCACGTCCTTGGTGACGGCGATGTCCTGCAGGGGATCGCCGGGCACGGCGATGACGTCGGCGAGGAGCCCCTCGGCGAGCCGCCCCCGGTCGGTGGCGTCGATCAGCTCGGCGGCCCGCACGGTCGCCGCGCGCAGCACGTCCGCCGGGGCCAGGCCCCGCTCGACCAGCGCCGTCAGCTCGAAGGCGTTGCGGCCGTGCGGGATGGCCGGGGCGTCCGTGCCGACCGCGATCTTCACCCCGGCCTCGTACGCCGCCAGCACCGACCGCCGCGCCTTCGGGAACATCTCGGCCGCCTTGGCCTGCAGCTCCGGCGCCGCCTTGGAGACGTCCATCCCGTCGGCCAGCGCCGTCGTCGGGACGAGCCACGTGCCCCGCTCGACCATCAGCGCGATCGTCTCGTCGTCGATGAGGAAACCGTGCTCGATGCAGTCGATGCCCGCCTCGACGGCGTTGCGCACCGCGCCCGCGCCGTGCGTGTGCGCGGCGACCTTGAGGCCGCGCCGGTGCGCCTCGTCGACGATCGCGCGCAGCTCCTCGTCGGAGTAGTGCTGCGCGCCCGGAGTGCCCGTGTGCGACATGACGCCGCCGGACACGCACACCTTGATCAGCCGCGCGCCGTGCTTGATCTGGTACCGG
Proteins encoded in this region:
- a CDS encoding SDR family NAD(P)-dependent oxidoreductase, which translates into the protein MQISGSSAVVVGGAGGLGEATVRRLHAAGAKVVVADLADEKGKALESELGVRYVRTDATEEADVEAALAAAAETAPLRVSVDCHGGPATGGRLVGKDGSPLDLAGFRKTIDVYLTGVFNVMRLAAAAIGRQDDVDGSRGVIVNTASIAAYEGQIGQLPYAAAKGGVVGMTLVAARDLSPLGIRVVTIAPGTFNTPAYGTAGDKLEAYWGPQVPHPRRMGQSPEYAALVEHICENDYLNGEVIRLDGALRFPPK
- a CDS encoding class I adenylate-forming enzyme family protein — encoded protein: MNIAMILEMAVSAGDRAAVSAGGRSFTASELLRLAHSAAHRFRKYPAVLYLGTNHLAYPVALFGAAVAGVPFVPMNYRLGEEQLQGLRDRHPGALVLRQDDLDGLLDAADPPPGEEIDVLPDGDGVAVLLYTSGTTSAPKAAVLRHRHLLAYVMNTLEFASAEEPDAALVAVPPYHIAGLANLLTNIYTGRRVVYMAKFDAAEWLATVRGEAVTHALVVPTMLARIVAEVEGDDAGTPTLRTLAYGGARTPRPVLERALRVFSGTGFVNAYGLTETASSVAVLGPNDHRKALASDDPAVRARLESVGRAVPGVEFQVRREDGDPAPAGETGLVFVRGDQISGEYGGGTVLDAGGWFPTRDRGRLDDGGYLFIEGRADDTIIRGGENIAPAEIEDVLLGHPGITEVAVVGPPDPEWGQRIVAVVVGAGDPEEIKRWAKERLRSSKTPDAIVFRPELPKTDTGKILRRTLLADLESAHA
- a CDS encoding thiolase family protein, with the translated sequence MPETAPEAVIVSALRTPIGTAFKGTLRDTSAFDLAHHVVSHTAKGLDPELIDDVILAEGLYGGGVVARHAAITAGLTDVPGLAQNRHCAAGQAAVQSAAASIRAGMDELIIAGGVNSASTSPKSSIRVDGEWTDWFPATHPDRPDAPNRDMSITVGWNAAVEAGVTREEMDAWALRSHRNAVRAIDEGRFDAEVVPIETPHGTFAVDEHPRRDTSMEKLASLKPLHPEIEGFSITAGNACGSNDGAAALVVAGDRFARQHGLPALATVRSWASVGIDPRITGLAPVKAIPKALARAGMKPADVDVFEINEAFAAMCVATIGRLGLDPDSVNVNGSGCSLGHPVAATGARMLVTLVHELRRRGGGVGVAAMCAGGGMGSATVIEVPAP
- a CDS encoding acyl-CoA thioesterase II — protein: MPTSVTDPWSDLLACLELDGPEPAPEGGPGSAAAPTAQFAGRNQRLTYHRLFGGQLLAQFVRAAGAVCPDKAVKSLHVLFPRAGGSDEPVRYEVERHHEGRAFATVTITARQEAGVIATASVSMHAREDGAEHQAVPGAPPLPGAEREVKLDLLPFETRSAGELDARTAGPPEYELWMRTPEVAPELAPALAAYATDLTLIGTALRALDGVSQNDAGKAFASAVTSHSLWFHRPFRTDDWLLLRQHSPILAHGRCFGRGDVLTADGSLVASYAQEALLRLKD
- a CDS encoding TetR/AcrR family transcriptional regulator, translating into MVQKTDSTADTATHRPAWKDRAVERSTKAARLRAEQRVERFLDAAQAIISEKGSTDFTVQEIVDRSRQSLRSFYQHFDGKHELLLALFEDALRRSTEQIRAAAGGQSDPMERLKVAVQLLFELSRPDPAAERPLFTDFAPQLLVSHPAEVKSAHAPLLTLFTELLEQVEAAGRLRPDVKPRRAAALVMQTVMFIAHGTPVEEDAHPITADELWEFCSTGFGAVAA
- a CDS encoding acyl-CoA dehydrogenase family protein: MNSPADSPATDSPAMDAAEREMLADALRGTMAAASGPELDGALAELGWADLLATVPDVAVPLVFGLLGETGAHAAVLNDVVLAEAGRPLGDAPPPLPYAGGRRVVWDRGTGDGAAGGAASGALLDGDLPLRTVADGGDPVPLAAGRRALGWWLTGTGRAMLRLAREHALDRAQFGRPIASFQAVRHRLAETLVALEGAEAALAAPHDPADADLAALLGKAAAGRAALTAARHCQQVLGGIGFTEEHELHRHVRRALVLDGLLGGARELTREAGRILRTEGSARRLVQL
- a CDS encoding acyl-CoA dehydrogenase family protein, with protein sequence MSTGGAGGADVNGAGTDVAEFRAKVRAWLDENDLSPAPGLTFDGQVAQLGRVRRALYDAGWMRYGWPAEVGGLGGPAVLRAVLGEEVATRDLAEPGIYSMIEVLAPTMISYAPPALATEMVPRLLNGDEQWCQGFSEPGSGSDLASLSTRAEPRGDDWVINGQKVWTSLAQFAERCVLLTRTAPGHAGITAFFLDMDTPGITVRPLRTMHGVDEFAEVFFDDVVVPGGRMLGRPGDGWRLAMDLLPHERSTCFWHRVAHLYSRLDRLTAETDETDDAALGAAYLALHTIRSRSHATQRRLADGARLGPETSVDKVLLAGAEQQLFDTARDLLPGVLELDETPWRSDYLYSRAATIYGGTAEIQRNIIARRLLDLGKD
- a CDS encoding nuclear transport factor 2 family protein, yielding MSINNVEDQVEIQQLLARYAVTITRGDIDGLLTVFTPDGTYSAFGDTYRLDEFPELVEAAPKGLFLTGTAAVDIDGDTATGTQPLCFVDHSTHEMRIGYYNDTYARTGDGWRLRTRAMTFIRRSGAHDSGRPHAHRSAGA
- a CDS encoding amidohydrolase family protein, producing the protein MLTLKAGGLLDVDAGEIVRPGILRIDGDRIAGVGGPPEGEVLDLGDAILLPGLMDMEVNLLMGGRGETLEYSPTQDDPPLRMLRAVGNARRTLRAGFTTVRNLGLFVKTGGYLLDVALGKAIDAGWIDGPRIVPAGHAITPTGGHLDPTMFAAFAPGVLQLSVEEGIANGVDEVRRAVRYQIKHGARLIKVCVSGGVMSHTGTPGAQHYSDEELRAIVDEAHRRGLKVAAHTHGAGAVRNAVEAGIDCIEHGFLIDDETIALMVERGTWLVPTTALADGMDVSKAAPELQAKAAEMFPKARRSVLAAYEAGVKIAVGTDAPAIPHGRNAFELTALVERGLAPADVLRAATVRAAELIDATDRGRLAEGLLADVIAVPGDPLQDIAVTKDVRFVMKGGKVFVHK